The Brachionichthys hirsutus isolate HB-005 unplaced genomic scaffold, CSIRO-AGI_Bhir_v1 contig_247, whole genome shotgun sequence genome includes a window with the following:
- the LOC137912784 gene encoding cyclic nucleotide-gated channel rod photoreceptor subunit alpha-like → MTSSNTPTSLTAPQLVSASEEHSNNDISVPQANFYHLLNINNSNNNGEEKEEENEGKDNEKEEEKQEKEEEEKQEKEKQEKEKREKEKREKEKQEKEKQEKDKPQEIFVINPAGNLYYHWLFIITIPVMYNWTMIIARACFEELQQNFLLYWIFLDYGADLVYLADMFFRTKTGYLEQGLMVKDKQLLRDRYINSIQFRLDLISMLPTDIFYLYFGLDYPEIRLNKLLRIGRMMEFFKRTETKTNYPNIFRIANLIMYILIIIHWNACFYFSFSKSIGFGSDEWVYPSLDDPEEPAFAEPMRKYSFSLYWSTLTLTTIGETPPPALDSEFFFHVIDFLVGVLVFATIVGNIATMISNMNAAQAKFQSRIDNIKQYMQVRKVSKELELRVIKWFDYLWNNGKAQDEREVLRYLPDKLKAEIAIQVHMDTLKKVRIFADCEAGLLIELVLKLRPQVFSPGDYICKKGDIGREMYIIKDGKLAVVADDGVTQFVVLGSGSYFGEISILNIKGSKAGNRRTANIRSIGYSDLFCLSKDDLMESLLEYPDAKAMLEEKGREILMKDGLIDLDPANILPEAKELEEKVSKLYSLMELMKMKLKKILGKYKDADKALKYRLVDLEHLMGEEVEDTDEDEEDVKREEKEMEGEKGEDEKLDEGEGDRQTIEGEGGEQIKAEEGTGEEKTEEGEKGEETKVEEGKCKETEEEKTKPQEATEEEKKSP, encoded by the exons ATGACCTCTTCAAACACTCCGACCTCCCTCACTGCGCCACAGCTTGTCTCAGCCAGTGAGGAGCACAGCAATAATGACAT AAGTGTCCCTCAAGCAAATTTTTACCACCTGCTTAATATcaataacagcaacaacaatggAGA agagaaggaggaggaaaatgaaggaaaggataatgagaaagaagaggaaaaacaggaaaaggaggaagaagaaaaacaagaaaaagaaaaacaagaaaaggaaaaacgtgaaaaggaaaaacgtgaaaaagaaaaacaagaaaaggaaaaacaagaaaaagataA GCCCCAAGAAATATTTGTCATAAATCCAGCTGGGAATTTGTATTACCACTGGCTTTTCATTATCACGATACCAGTTATGTACAACTGGACTATGATCATTGCCAG GGCTTGCTTTGAGGAGCTGCAGCAAAACTTCCTCCTTTACTGGATTTTTCTGGACTACGGCGCAGACCTTGTTTACCTGGCTGATATGTTTTTCAGGACCAAAACAG GTTACCTTGAGCAAGGCCTGAtggtgaaagacaaacagctaCTCAGGGATCGCTACATCAACAGCATCCAGTTCCGTCTTGATTTAATCTCCATGCTTCCCACTGACATTTTCTACTTGTACTTCGGCCTTGACTACCCAGAGATTCGGCTCAATAAGCTGCTCCGAATTGGCCGAATGATGGAGTTCTTCAAAAGGACAGAGACTAAAACCAATTACCCCAACATCTTCCGAATTGCAAACTTGATTATGTACATCCTCATTATCATCCACTGGAATGCCTGCTTCTACTTCTCCTTTTCTAAATCCATTGGATTTGGTTCGGATGAGTGGGTTTACCCATCTCTGGATGATCCGGAAGAGCCAGCATTTGCAGAGCCAATGCGGAAGTATTCATTCAGCCTTTACTGGTCCACGTTGACCTTGACTACCATTGGAGAAACACCACCACCAGCCCTGGACTCAGAATTTTTCTTTCACGTGATCGACTTTTTAGTTGGGGTCTTGGTCTTTGCCACCATTGTTGGAAACATCGCCACCATGATCTCCAATATGAACGCTGCACAAGCTAAGTTTCAGTCTCGGATTGACAACATCAAGCAGTACATGCAG GTTCGAAAGGTCAGCAAGGAGCTTGAGTTGCGGGTAATCAAATGGTTTGACTATCTGTGGAATAACGGCAAGGCACAGGACGAAAGAGAAGTGCTGAGGTATCTTCCAGACAAGCTAAAGGCTGAGATTGCCATCCAAGTCCACATGGACACACTGAAGAAGGTTCGGATTTTTGCAGATTGCGAGGCCGGCTTGCTGATTGAGCTGGTGCTCAAGTTAAGGCCACAGGTGTTCAGCCCAGGAGACTACATCTGCAAAAAGGGCGACATTGGCCGTGAGATGTACATCATCAAAGACGGAAAGCTTGCAGTCGTTGCTGATGATGGCGTCACACAGTTTGTCGTGCTGGGAAGCGGAAGCTATTTTGGTGAGATCAGTATCCTAAATATCAAAGGCAGCAAAGCAGGCAACCGGCGGACAGCTAACATTCGTAGCATTGGATACTCAGACCTCTTCTGCCTGTCCAAGGATGACCTGATGGAGTCGCTATTAGAGTATCCGGATGCTAAAGCCATGCTAGAGGAGAAAGGCCGGGAGATCTTGATGAAAGACGGGCTGATAGATTTAGACCCAGCTAACATCTTGCCCGAGGCCAAGGAGCTGGAAGAGAAGGTCAGCAAATTGTACAGCTTAAtggagctgatgaagatgaaactgAAGAAGATTCTGGGAAAGTACAAGGATGCTGACAAGGCTCTCAAATACCGCCTCGTAGATCTGGAACACCTCATGGGAGAGGAGGTAGAAGATacagatgaggatgaagaagatgtgaaaagggaagagaaagagatggaAGGGGAGAAAGGGGAGGATGAAAAATTGGATGAGGGCGAAGGGGATAGACAAACGATAgaaggggaaggaggagagcagaTAAAAGCTGAGGAAGGAACGGGTGaagagaaaacagaggagggggaaaagggagaggagacaaaagtggaggaaggaaaatgcaaagaaacagaagaagagaagacaaaGCCTCAGGAggccacagaggaggagaaaaaaagcccatag